The following are from one region of the Rhipicephalus microplus isolate Deutch F79 unplaced genomic scaffold, USDA_Rmic scaffold_25, whole genome shotgun sequence genome:
- the LOC142786540 gene encoding myb/SANT-like DNA-binding domain-containing protein 3, whose protein sequence is MPAKTPFSEDEKDLVQDLVLKYKAVIENKRTDAISINAKAKAWEKLCTDFNSRPFTRPRDVKQLKKLWDNLKQRWKREKAKQIRDVLTTGGGPPPPPMDERLAQIKGIVPHLTTRVPNPFDSDRPLATPAAQSASEILNGLICENGSADSDEE, encoded by the exons ATGCCTGCGAAAACACCCTTCTCCGAAGACGAGAAAGATCTTGTCCAGGACCTTGTGCTGAAATACAAGGCCGTCATCGAAAATAAGCGTACGGACGCAATATCCATCAATGCAAAAGCCAAGGCATGGGAAAAACTGTGCACGGACTTCAACAGCAGGCCCTTTACGCGCCCTCGGGACGTCAAGCAGCTAAAGAAGCTGTGGGACAACCTGAAGCAAAGGTGGAAGCGGGAGAAAGCGAAGCAAATCCGTGACGTTCTCACTACAG GAGGCGGCCCCCCACCACCGCCTATGGATGAAAGGCTCGCACAGATCAAAGGCATCGTTCCGCACCTGACCACGCGGGTGCCAAATCCATTTGACAGCGACCGGCCGCTTGCCACGCCAGCAGCCCAAAGCGCGTCGGAAATTCTGAACGGGCTGATCTGTGAAAATGGATCAGCTGACAGTGATGAAG AGTAG